Proteins from a genomic interval of Rickettsia sp. Oklahoma-10:
- the ftsW gene encoding putative lipid II flippase FtsW yields the protein MFKNNEISNNFIKLWWRSTDRQIIISLIILFAFSLMLVTTSGSAVASRIGLEENYFASRQILYLVAASGLILLFSCFNKKWLRRFAILGFIASVVLLIAVKFLGYEVKGAVRWINILGISIQPSEFIKPFFAVVTGWILSLKFNDDFPSVTICVILYYIVAILLIIQPDFGMLVMITAVFGIQLFIAGMPIFWIVLTGLLGMIGVTIAYFWLPHVTQRINSFLDPDSSENYQVSKSLKAFEHGGLYGRGPGEGAVKQMLPDSHTDFIFAVAGEEFGAIICLIVIGIFAFIVLRSLVKLLSEKDKFIQFAASGIIAQLGLQAIINIGVTLNLLPTKGMTLPFISYGGSSTLAVAIATGMLLGFTRHRTPLNSYKIHNIEI from the coding sequence ATGTTTAAAAATAATGAAATATCTAATAACTTTATTAAATTATGGTGGCGGAGTACCGATAGGCAAATAATAATTTCTTTGATAATTTTATTTGCTTTTAGTTTAATGTTGGTTACTACTTCAGGTTCAGCAGTAGCAAGTAGAATAGGACTTGAAGAAAATTATTTTGCATCTAGACAAATATTGTATTTAGTTGCCGCTTCAGGGCTTATATTATTATTTTCATGCTTTAATAAGAAATGGTTAAGGCGTTTTGCAATACTTGGGTTTATTGCTAGTGTGGTTTTATTAATAGCAGTTAAATTTCTTGGTTATGAAGTGAAAGGAGCAGTACGATGGATTAATATTCTAGGTATATCTATTCAGCCTTCAGAATTTATTAAACCGTTTTTTGCAGTTGTTACAGGTTGGATATTATCGTTAAAGTTTAATGATGATTTTCCAAGTGTTACGATTTGTGTAATACTTTATTATATTGTGGCTATTCTCTTAATTATTCAACCAGATTTTGGAATGCTTGTAATGATTACGGCAGTGTTCGGTATTCAGCTGTTTATTGCAGGTATGCCGATATTTTGGATTGTTCTAACAGGTTTGTTAGGTATGATAGGAGTAACTATTGCTTATTTTTGGTTACCTCACGTAACGCAAAGAATTAATTCATTTCTAGATCCTGATAGTAGTGAGAATTATCAGGTCAGTAAGTCTCTTAAGGCTTTTGAGCATGGCGGTTTATATGGACGTGGTCCAGGGGAGGGGGCAGTAAAGCAGATGCTACCTGACTCACATACAGATTTTATTTTTGCCGTAGCAGGTGAAGAGTTTGGAGCTATTATTTGCCTGATTGTTATAGGTATATTTGCTTTTATAGTATTAAGAAGTCTTGTTAAGCTATTAAGTGAAAAGGATAAATTTATACAATTCGCTGCTAGCGGTATAATTGCCCAATTAGGGCTTCAGGCAATAATTAATATAGGTGTAACTTTAAATTTACTTCCTACTAAAGGTATGACATTACCATTTATTAGTTATGGTGGTTCTTCAACACTTGCAGTTGCTATCGCTACTGGTATGCTTCTTGGTTTTACAAGACACCGAACCCCTTTAAATTCATACAAAATTCATAATATTGAAATATGA
- the murG gene encoding undecaprenyldiphospho-muramoylpentapeptide beta-N-acetylglucosaminyltransferase, with translation MKKIILVAGGTGGHFFPAVALGEELIKLGYEVHFIIDLRCKKYINQDMKVIFHIIDLKRSDNIFLFLPRLSIAVLKAIRLLYNIKSSVIVGFGGYPVIASMCAAVFLRVPIIIHEQNSYLGKVNKFFASFAKKIAISYENVKNLPEFAKSKIVVTGGIVRKNIRDLGSLVGGARNDKLFTIFIFGGSQGAKLFSELIPASIKILIQKDPQLKLHIIQQAALDDQVKVKDIYSELNITYELAEFFDNIALQYKEADLVISRAGASTIEELTYIGLPAVFIPLPSAADNHQYYNAKLLEDTKAGWCLEQNNISAGKLADKILDLISNTKILEDVSQNLLKRKKEGHKLLSHLIEEVI, from the coding sequence ATGAAAAAAATCATTTTGGTAGCAGGTGGTACGGGAGGGCATTTTTTCCCAGCAGTTGCTCTTGGAGAAGAATTAATAAAACTTGGGTATGAAGTTCATTTTATTATTGATTTGAGATGCAAGAAGTATATAAATCAGGATATGAAGGTAATTTTTCATATAATAGATTTAAAACGATCAGATAATATTTTTTTGTTTTTACCAAGATTATCAATTGCAGTTTTAAAAGCTATTAGATTATTATATAATATAAAGTCTTCAGTCATTGTGGGATTTGGTGGTTATCCTGTTATTGCCTCGATGTGTGCGGCAGTTTTTTTAAGAGTGCCGATTATAATTCATGAACAGAATTCTTACCTTGGCAAAGTTAATAAGTTTTTTGCAAGCTTTGCTAAAAAGATAGCTATTTCTTATGAAAACGTAAAAAATTTACCAGAATTTGCAAAAAGTAAAATAGTAGTTACCGGTGGGATAGTTAGAAAAAATATTAGAGATCTCGGTTCCTTGGTAGGGGGAGCACGGAATGACAAGCTCTTTACAATATTTATTTTTGGCGGTAGTCAAGGAGCTAAACTGTTTTCAGAGTTAATACCTGCAAGTATCAAAATTTTAATACAAAAAGATCCGCAACTGAAATTACATATAATTCAGCAAGCAGCATTAGATGATCAAGTAAAAGTAAAAGATATATACTCGGAATTAAACATTACTTATGAACTTGCTGAATTTTTTGATAATATTGCATTGCAATATAAAGAAGCCGATTTAGTGATTTCAAGAGCAGGGGCTTCAACTATAGAAGAGTTGACCTATATAGGATTACCTGCAGTCTTTATTCCGCTACCTAGTGCTGCAGATAATCATCAATATTACAATGCAAAATTGTTGGAAGATACAAAAGCAGGATGGTGTTTAGAGCAGAATAATATTTCTGCAGGAAAATTAGCAGATAAAATACTTGATTTGATAAGTAATACAAAGATATTAGAGGATGTTTCACAAAATTTATTAAAAAGAAAAAAAGAAGGGCATAAGTTATTAAGTCATCTAATAGAAGAGGTGATTTAA